The Amycolatopsis sp. DG1A-15b genome window below encodes:
- a CDS encoding aldo/keto reductase, with amino-acid sequence MSLTLDTYRLLGRSGLRVSPLALGTATFGTEWGWGAEKDEARKLFDTYVERGGNFVDTAPTYTDGSSERLLGEFARDHRESLVLATKYTTLRRPGDPNSGGPHRKSLFASVEASLRQLNTDYLDLLYLHVWDFTTPVEEILRGMDDLVRAGKVLYVAMSNVPAWEVSRMQAIADLRGWSPLVALQIEYNLLNRAAERDLIPMARAMGLGVTPYSPLAGGLLTGKYRRADLTAAEPGPGESARKSFNAGLGLVTERSLAVADVVREVAAELGRTPAQVGLAWTLRNPGVTAPIIGARTPAQLEDNLGALEVAFSASHLARLEEVAAIELGYPHDVLASDHLRTVTRGDLRIEARR; translated from the coding sequence ATGTCCCTCACCCTTGACACCTACCGGCTGCTGGGCCGCTCCGGGCTGCGGGTCTCCCCGCTGGCGCTGGGCACGGCGACCTTCGGCACCGAGTGGGGCTGGGGCGCGGAGAAGGACGAGGCGCGCAAGCTGTTCGACACCTACGTCGAGCGCGGCGGCAACTTCGTCGACACCGCGCCCACCTACACCGACGGCAGCTCCGAGCGCCTGCTCGGCGAGTTCGCGCGTGACCACCGCGAGAGCCTGGTGCTGGCGACGAAGTACACCACGCTGCGCCGGCCGGGTGACCCGAATTCCGGCGGCCCGCACCGCAAGAGCCTCTTCGCGTCGGTGGAGGCCAGCCTGCGGCAGCTGAACACGGACTACCTCGACCTGCTCTACCTGCACGTCTGGGACTTCACGACGCCGGTGGAGGAAATCCTGCGCGGCATGGACGATCTCGTCCGCGCCGGAAAGGTCCTGTACGTGGCGATGTCCAACGTCCCGGCCTGGGAGGTCTCGCGCATGCAGGCGATCGCCGACCTGCGCGGCTGGTCGCCGCTGGTCGCGCTGCAGATCGAGTACAACCTGCTCAACCGGGCCGCCGAGCGTGACCTGATCCCGATGGCCCGGGCGATGGGGCTGGGGGTGACCCCGTACTCGCCGCTGGCCGGTGGCCTGCTCACCGGCAAGTACCGCCGCGCGGACCTGACCGCGGCGGAGCCCGGACCCGGCGAAAGCGCCCGCAAGAGCTTCAACGCGGGCTTGGGCCTGGTCACCGAGCGCAGCCTCGCCGTCGCCGACGTCGTGCGGGAGGTCGCCGCCGAGCTGGGCCGCACCCCTGCCCAGGTCGGGCTGGCCTGGACCCTGCGGAACCCGGGCGTGACGGCACCGATCATCGGCGCCCGCACCCCCGCGCAGCTCGAAGACAACCTGGGTGCCCTGGAGGTCGCCTTCAGCGCCTCGCACCTGGCTCGCCTCGAGGAGGTCGCCGCGATCGAGCTCGGCTACCCGCACGACGTGCTCGCCAGTGACCACCTCCGCACGGTGACCCGCGGCGACCTGCGGATCGAAGCCCGCCGCTGA
- a CDS encoding DUF397 domain-containing protein: protein MSDVTWRKSSHSGEETNCVEVRLAGMSQIRDTKDRAGGALSVTTRSWEALVTSLNARKPPGRPHDDPVTSA from the coding sequence ATGTCAGATGTCACCTGGCGGAAGTCTTCTCACAGCGGCGAAGAGACCAACTGCGTCGAGGTGCGGCTCGCCGGGATGTCGCAAATCCGCGACACGAAAGACCGCGCGGGCGGCGCACTCTCCGTCACCACCCGATCGTGGGAAGCCCTGGTCACCAGCCTGAATGCGCGGAAGCCGCCGGGCCGCCCCCACGACGACCCGGTGACTTCCGCGTAA
- a CDS encoding SSI family serine proteinase inhibitor produces MALIPFAACLLSLGCLTPAQPPASTLQLTTHDTAGRIGSVVLTCDPVGGTHPKRDKACAVLSGAGGDFSRITARHQACTLIYAPVDVAAIGTWHGKPVSFETTYANRCEAARDSDEVFAF; encoded by the coding sequence ATGGCCCTAATCCCCTTCGCAGCTTGCTTGCTGAGTCTCGGCTGTCTGACACCGGCGCAGCCCCCGGCCTCGACCCTGCAGCTGACCACCCACGACACCGCCGGCCGGATCGGCTCGGTGGTGCTGACGTGCGACCCGGTGGGCGGCACGCACCCCAAGCGCGACAAGGCGTGCGCGGTGCTGTCCGGCGCCGGCGGTGATTTCTCGCGGATCACCGCGCGGCACCAGGCGTGCACGCTGATCTACGCCCCGGTGGACGTCGCGGCGATCGGTACCTGGCACGGGAAGCCGGTGTCGTTCGAGACGACGTATGCGAACCGCTGCGAAGCCGCCCGCGACTCGGACGAGGTTTTCGCGTTCTGA
- a CDS encoding helix-turn-helix transcriptional regulator: MPPPIATPRARALGFGMKRARQARNLKVRELGRLTDVLPQNISNWESGKRIPKIEEVATILAALRVESGERARLLELARNANEPNWLEQHAPPKLATFVEYEQTAAAMSEWATGLMPGLLQTPAYIKALFTSTALPARDIETRLMIRITRREVLTGRAPLEYRALLSESVLRQNIGGAQVMAEQLRHLLAVARARNVSVRIVPDGIGYHPGLYGPFVIFDFHDLPPIVHLEHYRGSGYVYDQNHLADYRAATQDLSALALGEPGSLQLVQGVISELEA, from the coding sequence ATGCCACCACCGATCGCCACGCCCCGGGCCCGCGCGCTGGGCTTCGGGATGAAGAGAGCCCGGCAGGCACGGAACCTGAAGGTCCGTGAGCTGGGCCGGTTGACAGATGTGCTGCCGCAGAACATTTCCAACTGGGAGAGCGGCAAGCGCATCCCGAAGATCGAAGAGGTCGCCACGATCCTCGCCGCACTGCGGGTGGAGTCGGGCGAACGCGCCCGGCTCCTCGAGTTGGCCCGCAACGCCAACGAACCCAACTGGCTCGAGCAGCACGCCCCGCCGAAGCTGGCAACCTTCGTCGAGTACGAGCAGACCGCCGCCGCCATGTCGGAATGGGCCACTGGGCTGATGCCCGGGCTGCTGCAGACTCCCGCTTACATCAAGGCCCTCTTCACCTCCACAGCGCTGCCTGCGCGGGACATCGAGACCCGCCTGATGATCAGGATCACCCGCCGCGAAGTGCTGACCGGCCGCGCGCCCTTGGAGTACCGTGCCCTGCTCAGCGAATCCGTGCTGCGCCAGAACATCGGCGGCGCGCAGGTGATGGCTGAGCAGCTCCGCCACCTGCTCGCAGTCGCCCGCGCCCGGAATGTTTCGGTGCGCATCGTCCCGGACGGCATCGGCTACCACCCTGGCCTGTACGGGCCGTTCGTCATCTTCGACTTCCACGACCTGCCGCCCATCGTGCATCTCGAGCACTACCGCGGCAGTGGCTATGTCTACGATCAGAACCACCTGGCCGATTACCGCGCGGCCACGCAGGACTTGTCCGCCCTGGCGCTCGGCGAACCCGGATCGCTCCAGCTCGTCCAGGGGGTGATCTCGGAACTGGAGGCCTGA
- a CDS encoding DUF4173 domain-containing protein encodes MPKAHVGGSGVPRGKRSVATREIGAARGPEVTAGLPAASGGGVAVAAPQVLLRPLPPPKSAVVPLPPAVLPAAGLAGVAGALLLPVDRPGVGWLLSGLAVAAAVVVADRRSRETAEGAFTWRSAGWAALALGLLAVGAVRASGWLFVLCVIAAVVAGSLAVVGERTVHSVLYDMLAVPIEAFRAIPWVGRGTGRFTARRDGVARRIALAVLAAAGLVGVFVPLLASADAAFAAVVNAMIPDLSVATVVRWCSVFAVVALVVAGACYFLAAPPPRLSGDRPHRSGYGLEWTVPLFVLVLVFSVFVGVRLVVLFGGTEYVLRTSNLTSAEYARGGFWQLCAVTVLTLAIVAAALRWAPDATKADRLRQRVLLGALSALSLVLVGSALSRMWTYQQAYGFTVLRLLVEVCELWFGALFVLVLAALVRLRPAWLPRAAIGTAAAALLGLAVLDPERLIADANLDRAAAGKPLDDRYLARFSADVVPVVSDRLAEPLRSCVLRQVLRDDTDGTDGTPDGWPAWNLSRSAARDVTLGPVTACR; translated from the coding sequence ATGCCCAAAGCTCATGTCGGTGGTTCCGGGGTGCCCCGGGGCAAGCGATCGGTGGCCACGCGGGAGATCGGCGCGGCCCGCGGTCCGGAAGTGACGGCCGGGCTGCCCGCTGCCTCGGGCGGTGGGGTGGCCGTCGCTGCTCCGCAAGTCCTGCTGCGGCCGTTGCCGCCGCCGAAGTCCGCTGTCGTTCCGCTGCCGCCCGCCGTTCTTCCGGCCGCCGGCCTGGCCGGGGTGGCCGGGGCGCTGCTGCTGCCCGTCGACCGGCCCGGGGTCGGGTGGCTGCTCAGCGGGCTGGCCGTGGCCGCCGCTGTCGTCGTGGCCGATCGGCGTTCGCGCGAAACCGCGGAAGGGGCCTTCACCTGGCGCAGCGCCGGGTGGGCCGCACTCGCGCTCGGGCTGCTCGCCGTGGGGGCCGTGCGGGCGTCGGGGTGGCTGTTCGTCCTTTGCGTCATCGCCGCCGTCGTGGCCGGGTCGCTGGCTGTCGTCGGGGAGCGGACCGTTCACTCCGTTCTCTACGACATGCTCGCCGTCCCGATCGAAGCCTTCCGGGCCATTCCGTGGGTCGGGCGCGGGACCGGTCGCTTCACCGCCCGCCGGGACGGGGTCGCCCGGCGGATCGCGCTCGCCGTGCTGGCCGCCGCCGGTCTCGTCGGGGTCTTCGTGCCGCTGCTGGCCAGTGCCGATGCCGCCTTCGCCGCCGTCGTCAACGCCATGATCCCCGACCTCAGCGTCGCGACGGTCGTGCGGTGGTGCTCGGTGTTCGCCGTCGTCGCACTGGTCGTCGCCGGAGCTTGTTACTTCCTCGCCGCGCCACCGCCGCGCCTCTCGGGCGACCGTCCACACCGGAGCGGATACGGTCTGGAGTGGACGGTCCCGCTGTTCGTCCTCGTCCTGGTGTTCAGCGTTTTCGTCGGCGTCCGGCTGGTCGTGCTCTTCGGCGGCACCGAGTACGTCCTGCGCACCAGCAACCTGACGTCGGCGGAGTACGCCCGCGGCGGTTTCTGGCAGCTGTGCGCCGTCACGGTGCTGACGCTGGCCATCGTCGCCGCGGCGCTGCGGTGGGCGCCGGACGCGACGAAGGCCGACCGGCTCCGGCAGCGCGTCCTGCTCGGCGCGCTCAGCGCGCTGTCCCTGGTGCTCGTCGGTTCGGCGTTGAGTCGCATGTGGACCTACCAGCAGGCGTACGGCTTCACCGTGCTGCGGCTGCTGGTCGAGGTCTGCGAACTCTGGTTCGGCGCGCTGTTCGTGCTGGTGCTGGCGGCGCTGGTCCGGCTGCGCCCGGCGTGGCTGCCGCGCGCGGCGATCGGCACGGCCGCGGCGGCGCTGCTCGGCCTCGCCGTCCTCGACCCGGAACGTCTCATCGCCGACGCCAACCTCGACCGCGCGGCCGCCGGCAAGCCCCTCGACGACCGCTACCTGGCCCGCTTCTCCGCCGACGTGGTCCCGGTCGTCTCGGACCGCCTGGCGGAACCGCTGCGCAGCTGCGTGCTGCGGCAGGTCCTCCGCGACGACACCGACGGCACCGACGGCACCCCGGACGGCTGGCCGGCGTGGAACCTCAGCCGCTCGGCGGCCCGTGATGTGACTCTCGGCCCGGTCACCGCGTGCCGGTGA
- a CDS encoding response regulator transcription factor, producing the protein MELGGRRVLVVEDDVTIAASIAARLRAEGFGVEVVHDGPAAVEAEAASEPDLVVLDVMLPGFDGLEVCRRIQGRRPVPVLMLTARADETDLLVGLGVGADDYLTKPFSMRVLTARVHALLRRVERSSSVAGTRIVLGDLEIDVDQRRVARAGVAAQLTPIEFDLLVHFARRPRVVQPRERLLSEVWDWDVHGTSAATRAVDSHIKALRRKLGADLIRTVHGVGYALEAGS; encoded by the coding sequence ATGGAACTGGGTGGGCGGCGGGTGCTGGTCGTCGAGGACGACGTCACGATCGCCGCGTCGATCGCGGCCCGGCTGCGGGCCGAAGGGTTCGGGGTGGAGGTCGTCCACGACGGACCGGCCGCCGTCGAGGCGGAGGCCGCTTCGGAGCCGGACCTGGTGGTGCTCGACGTGATGCTGCCGGGCTTCGACGGCCTGGAGGTCTGCCGCCGGATCCAGGGCCGCCGCCCGGTGCCGGTGCTGATGCTGACCGCGCGGGCCGACGAGACGGACCTGCTGGTCGGGCTGGGCGTCGGCGCCGACGACTACCTCACGAAGCCGTTCTCGATGCGGGTGCTGACCGCGCGGGTGCACGCGCTGCTGCGGCGGGTCGAGCGCTCGTCTTCGGTGGCAGGCACCCGGATCGTGCTCGGCGACCTCGAGATCGACGTCGACCAGCGGCGGGTCGCCCGGGCCGGGGTCGCGGCGCAGCTGACGCCGATCGAGTTCGACCTGCTGGTGCACTTCGCGCGGCGGCCGCGGGTGGTGCAGCCGCGGGAACGGCTGCTGTCGGAGGTGTGGGACTGGGACGTCCACGGCACGTCCGCGGCCACCCGGGCGGTGGACAGCCACATCAAGGCGTTGCGGCGGAAGCTCGGTGCGGACCTGATCCGGACCGTGCACGGCGTCGGGTACGCGCTGGAGGCGGGATCGTGA
- a CDS encoding CoA-acylating methylmalonate-semialdehyde dehydrogenase: protein MTDRISHWIDGKPFSGAAGRSGEVFDPATGQVRAHVDFAGEAEVEAAVAAAKAALPGWRGTSLAGRTRVLFAFRELLSARKHELAKIITSEHGKVESDAAGEIARAIENVEFACGAAQLLKGGFSENASTGVDVYSIAQPLGVVGVISPFNFPAMVPLWFVPNALACGNTVVLKPSEKDPSAAVFIAELFAEAGLPAGALNVLHGDKAAVDGLLEHADVKAISFVGSTPIARYVYETGTRHGKRVQALGGAKNHMVVLPDADLDLAADAAVSAGFGSAGERCMAVSVVVAVDPVGDALVEKITERMSRLRVGDGRDPESEMGPLVTAAHHARVESYVDAGVAAGASLVVDGRGIEVSEGGFWLGPTLFDHVRPEMSIYTDEIFGPVLSVARAASYDDALALINANPYGNGTAVFTGDGAAARKFSSEVEVGMVGVNVPIPVPVGYYSFGGWKDSLFGDSHAYGPEGFHFFTRTKVVTSRWPDRSHAGVNLGFPRNS from the coding sequence GTGACCGACCGCATCAGCCACTGGATCGACGGCAAGCCGTTCAGCGGGGCCGCCGGGCGGTCCGGCGAGGTCTTCGACCCGGCCACCGGACAGGTCCGGGCGCACGTCGACTTCGCCGGCGAGGCCGAGGTCGAAGCCGCCGTCGCCGCGGCCAAGGCGGCGCTGCCGGGCTGGCGGGGGACGTCGCTGGCCGGGCGGACGCGGGTGCTGTTCGCCTTCCGCGAGCTGCTCTCCGCCCGCAAGCACGAGCTGGCGAAGATCATCACGAGCGAGCACGGCAAGGTCGAGTCCGACGCGGCCGGGGAGATCGCCCGCGCGATCGAGAACGTCGAGTTCGCGTGCGGGGCCGCCCAGCTGCTCAAGGGCGGGTTCAGCGAGAACGCCTCCACCGGCGTCGACGTCTACTCGATCGCCCAGCCGCTGGGCGTGGTCGGCGTGATCTCGCCGTTCAACTTCCCGGCCATGGTGCCGCTGTGGTTCGTTCCGAACGCGCTGGCCTGCGGGAACACCGTGGTGCTGAAGCCGAGCGAGAAGGACCCGTCGGCGGCGGTGTTCATCGCGGAGCTGTTCGCCGAGGCCGGGCTGCCCGCGGGCGCGCTCAACGTGCTGCACGGCGACAAGGCCGCCGTGGACGGGCTGCTCGAACACGCCGACGTCAAGGCGATCTCGTTCGTCGGGTCGACGCCGATCGCGCGGTACGTCTACGAAACCGGCACCCGCCACGGCAAGCGCGTCCAGGCCCTCGGCGGGGCGAAGAACCACATGGTGGTGCTGCCGGACGCCGACCTCGACCTGGCCGCCGACGCCGCGGTGTCGGCCGGGTTCGGCTCGGCGGGGGAGCGGTGCATGGCGGTGTCGGTGGTCGTGGCCGTCGACCCGGTCGGCGACGCACTCGTGGAGAAGATCACCGAACGGATGTCCCGGCTGCGCGTCGGCGACGGCCGCGACCCGGAGTCGGAGATGGGGCCGCTGGTCACCGCGGCCCACCACGCCCGCGTCGAGTCCTATGTGGACGCCGGGGTGGCCGCCGGTGCGTCACTGGTCGTCGACGGCCGGGGCATCGAGGTCTCCGAAGGCGGCTTCTGGCTCGGCCCGACGCTGTTCGACCACGTCCGCCCGGAGATGTCGATCTACACCGACGAGATCTTCGGCCCGGTGCTCTCGGTGGCGCGCGCGGCCTCCTACGACGACGCGCTGGCGCTGATCAACGCCAACCCGTACGGCAACGGCACGGCCGTCTTCACCGGTGATGGCGCGGCGGCGCGGAAGTTCTCCAGCGAGGTCGAGGTGGGCATGGTCGGGGTCAACGTCCCGATCCCGGTGCCGGTGGGCTACTACTCGTTCGGTGGCTGGAAGGACTCGCTGTTCGGCGACAGCCACGCGTACGGGCCGGAGGGGTTCCACTTCTTCACCCGGACGAAGGTCGTCACCTCGCGGTGGCCGGACCGCTCGCACGCCGGGGTCAACCTGGGCTTCCCACGCAACTCCTGA
- a CDS encoding PucR family transcriptional regulator, whose protein sequence is MYPTVAEVLALPVLRQGRPHVVAGAAGLDAPVRWAHVAEVADIAHLLRGGELVLTTGVALPDDGPALARYVADLAGVGAAGVVVELVRHWSDKLPAALVGAAEEHGLPLVTLSRETRFVSVTEAVNGQIVDAQVAELRAAERVHETFTALTVAGAEPGVVLGEVARLTEQPVVLETLSHEVLAYDAAGTDPAELLTGWPARSRVVQVGERTGYHPGSGWLVTVVGARGHDWGRLILVCADQPPHRHRVVAERAASALAVHRLVAKESEGLERQAHRAVLAELLASPAPTAELLARASALAVPLPGRQLVGLAVRPRLTGTARPALSTPPVLRELAEATVLAARRAKVSALVATDDLGVRALIALSPEANADAVLHRLATDVHEARGSAPGVLAVGTTVASPAEARRTLLEAGQVAAAALGTGADRVVHRLSDVRLRGLLHLLSGDDRVTAFAARELGPLLQRDAASGSRLVQALRHYCEQGGNKSAAAAAAHTSRTAYYQQLARIEQVLGVRLEDPESMLSLYVALLAWDLTRPSEEDSPGRAAQ, encoded by the coding sequence ATGTACCCGACCGTCGCCGAGGTCCTCGCGCTGCCGGTGCTGCGCCAGGGCCGTCCGCACGTCGTCGCCGGCGCCGCCGGGCTGGACGCGCCGGTGCGCTGGGCGCACGTCGCCGAGGTCGCCGACATCGCGCACCTGCTGCGCGGCGGCGAGCTGGTGCTGACCACCGGCGTCGCGCTGCCCGACGACGGCCCGGCGCTCGCCCGGTACGTCGCCGACCTGGCCGGGGTCGGCGCCGCCGGCGTCGTGGTGGAGCTGGTCCGGCACTGGAGCGACAAGCTGCCCGCCGCGCTGGTCGGCGCGGCGGAGGAGCACGGCCTGCCGCTGGTCACGCTCTCGCGGGAGACGCGGTTCGTGAGCGTCACCGAGGCGGTGAACGGCCAGATCGTCGACGCCCAGGTCGCCGAGCTGCGCGCCGCCGAGCGCGTGCACGAGACGTTCACCGCGCTGACGGTCGCGGGCGCCGAACCCGGCGTCGTCCTGGGCGAGGTCGCCCGGCTCACCGAGCAGCCGGTCGTGCTGGAAACGCTCTCCCACGAGGTCCTCGCCTACGACGCGGCCGGCACCGACCCGGCCGAGCTGCTCACCGGCTGGCCTGCCCGGTCGCGGGTGGTCCAGGTCGGCGAGCGCACCGGCTACCACCCCGGTTCGGGCTGGCTGGTGACCGTGGTCGGCGCGCGGGGGCACGACTGGGGACGGCTGATCCTGGTCTGCGCCGACCAGCCGCCGCACCGCCACCGGGTGGTCGCCGAGCGGGCCGCGTCCGCGCTGGCCGTGCACCGGCTGGTCGCCAAGGAGTCCGAGGGCCTCGAACGCCAGGCTCACCGCGCGGTGCTCGCCGAGCTGCTCGCTTCGCCCGCCCCGACGGCGGAGCTGCTGGCCCGGGCCTCGGCCCTGGCCGTGCCGCTGCCCGGACGGCAGCTGGTCGGGCTGGCCGTCCGGCCGCGGCTGACGGGGACGGCGCGGCCGGCGCTGTCCACCCCGCCGGTGCTGCGCGAGCTGGCCGAAGCGACGGTCCTGGCGGCCCGCCGCGCGAAGGTGTCGGCGCTGGTGGCGACGGACGACCTCGGCGTGCGGGCCCTGATCGCGCTGTCCCCGGAGGCGAACGCCGACGCCGTGCTGCACCGGCTCGCCACCGACGTCCACGAGGCCCGCGGCAGCGCACCGGGGGTGCTCGCGGTCGGCACGACGGTGGCGTCCCCCGCCGAAGCCCGCCGGACGTTGCTGGAGGCGGGCCAGGTCGCGGCGGCGGCGCTGGGCACGGGCGCGGACCGGGTGGTGCACCGGTTGTCGGACGTCCGCCTGCGCGGCCTGCTGCACCTGCTTTCCGGCGACGACCGCGTGACCGCGTTCGCGGCGCGGGAACTCGGGCCGTTACTCCAGCGCGACGCGGCCTCGGGCAGCCGGCTCGTCCAGGCGTTGCGGCACTACTGCGAGCAGGGCGGCAACAAGTCGGCGGCGGCCGCGGCGGCCCACACCTCACGCACGGCCTACTACCAGCAGCTCGCCCGGATCGAGCAGGTCCTCGGCGTCCGGCTGGAGGACCCCGAGTCGATGTTGTCGCTGTACGTCGCCCTGCTGGCCTGGGACCTCACCCGGCCGAGCGAAGAAGACTCACCCGGACGTGCAGCACAGTGA
- a CDS encoding helix-turn-helix transcriptional regulator: MITPTEELAAFLRTRRERLDPGDLGLPARRQARRTPGLRREEVAELAGVSVDYVVRLEQGRGLRPSADVVAALSRALRLTPAERTYLFDLTRQRPDDAVEPATTAVPSLARLVDDLSPLPAMLMNHRYDILAWNGEMAALLLDFGTLPPSQRNAMWLCLLHPEIRDYYVDRERVVREGIAHLRAAWAAHPEDPALLGLIAECTRDEEFARLWAERDVKATGRGSKVLRHPAAGVLAVDFEVLLPLRDTDQRVMIGRPADEASRAALRSCVGSPG, translated from the coding sequence ATGATCACCCCGACCGAGGAGCTGGCCGCGTTCCTGCGGACCCGGCGCGAGCGCCTGGACCCGGGCGACCTCGGGTTGCCCGCCCGCCGGCAAGCCCGGCGGACCCCGGGCCTGCGCCGCGAAGAGGTCGCCGAACTGGCCGGCGTCAGCGTCGACTACGTCGTGCGGCTCGAGCAGGGGCGGGGGCTGCGGCCTTCGGCGGACGTGGTGGCCGCCCTGTCCCGGGCGCTGCGCCTGACCCCCGCCGAACGCACCTATCTGTTCGACCTGACCCGGCAGCGCCCGGACGACGCCGTCGAGCCCGCGACCACCGCGGTGCCGTCACTGGCCCGGCTGGTCGACGACCTCTCGCCGCTGCCGGCCATGCTGATGAACCACCGCTACGACATCCTGGCCTGGAACGGCGAAATGGCGGCGCTGCTGCTGGACTTCGGCACGCTGCCGCCGTCACAGCGCAACGCGATGTGGCTGTGCCTGCTGCACCCGGAGATCCGCGACTACTACGTCGACCGCGAGCGCGTGGTGCGGGAAGGCATCGCCCACCTGCGCGCCGCGTGGGCCGCGCACCCGGAAGACCCGGCGTTGCTCGGCCTCATCGCCGAATGCACCCGGGACGAGGAGTTCGCGCGGCTGTGGGCCGAGCGCGACGTCAAGGCCACCGGCCGCGGGAGCAAGGTGCTGCGCCATCCCGCGGCCGGCGTCCTCGCGGTGGACTTCGAAGTGCTCCTGCCCCTCCGGGACACCGATCAGCGGGTGATGATCGGCCGGCCCGCGGACGAGGCGAGCCGGGCCGCGCTCAGGAGTTGCGTGGGAAGCCCAGGTTGA
- a CDS encoding HAMP domain-containing sensor histidine kinase: protein MNFVPRPLDRIRSIKLKLAILMVASGGVAFAFFNWQIGWLPPKTTITAMVLALVLSQVLAHGMTRPLREMTAAARAMAKGDYSRRIRATTRDEVGVLAGAFNQMAGDLGDADRQRRELIANVSHELRTPITALSGVLENLVDGVEDPDPATLKTALQQTERLATLVNELLDLSRLDAGAIPLHKTSFSLWSLLSEVVGEAAFAGRGVTFEVSVSPEGAVVTADRGRLFQVVANLLENAARHGPAGGQVRVVAQVRPGEVRIDVCDEGPGIAPADRERVFERFTRGERPSGGGTGLGLAIARWAVELHGGTIGVVDPAPGPGSRIRVTLPV, encoded by the coding sequence GTGAACTTCGTGCCGAGGCCGCTGGACCGGATCCGGTCGATCAAGCTGAAGCTGGCGATCCTGATGGTCGCCTCCGGTGGGGTGGCGTTCGCGTTCTTCAACTGGCAGATCGGCTGGCTGCCGCCGAAGACGACGATCACCGCGATGGTGCTCGCGCTGGTGTTGTCGCAGGTGCTGGCCCACGGCATGACGCGGCCGCTGCGGGAGATGACGGCGGCGGCGCGCGCGATGGCGAAGGGCGACTACAGCCGCCGGATCCGGGCCACCACGCGCGACGAAGTCGGGGTGCTGGCCGGGGCGTTCAACCAGATGGCCGGGGACCTCGGCGACGCGGACCGGCAGCGCCGGGAGCTGATCGCGAACGTGTCCCACGAGCTGCGGACGCCGATCACGGCGTTGAGCGGCGTGCTGGAGAACCTCGTCGACGGCGTCGAGGACCCGGACCCGGCGACGCTGAAGACGGCGTTGCAGCAGACCGAGCGCCTGGCGACGCTCGTGAACGAGCTGCTGGACCTGTCGCGGCTGGACGCGGGCGCGATCCCGCTGCACAAGACGTCGTTTTCGCTGTGGTCGCTGCTGTCGGAAGTGGTGGGTGAGGCGGCGTTCGCGGGCCGCGGGGTGACGTTCGAGGTGTCGGTGTCCCCGGAGGGCGCGGTGGTGACGGCGGATCGCGGGCGGTTGTTCCAGGTGGTGGCGAACCTGCTGGAGAACGCGGCCCGCCACGGCCCGGCGGGGGGTCAGGTCCGGGTCGTGGCCCAGGTGCGGCCGGGGGAGGTGCGCATCGACGTGTGCGACGAGGGACCGGGGATCGCGCCGGCGGACCGGGAGCGGGTGTTCGAGCGGTTCACCCGGGGCGAGCGGCCCTCGGGCGGGGGCACGGGCCTGGGGCTGGCGATCGCCCGGTGGGCGGTGGAGCTGCACGGGGGAACGATCGGGGTGGTGGATCCGGCGCCGGGGCCGGGCAGCCGGATCCGGGTGACGCTGCCGGTTTAG